TTGTTATCCATAGATACTTCACACaatgatcttttcttttctttttggttttctcttttttatttttttattactaaccTTAATAGGCCAAaattaatggtcaattaaagtaaatttattaagaaaggaCATGATTAACATATAGGAGACTAAGATGAAAAAACATGGCAAAAGGAGAGATGTTTTCTAAATTAGGAGCTAAACGTACACTTTAATTCctctaacttttaaaattataaagtccctaacaatttacattattttgttaattataatttttattataatcatcaGCCTTAGATATTTATTTCTTGGTACTAAGCAAAAGCGGTTGCCAGAAGATGGGATTGGTTGCTTGAAATTTCTTCAAAACTTTTACTCATTTATGAgtgaaaatctagaaaatttgtGAGAATATATGCAAGGTCTTGAAAagatgttttctttgttgttacattttttcaaaagattacTACTTCTAGGATGTTGTTTGAATTgagtttcaaaaaatattttattaaaatttattattatttttttaatatttattttttattttatttaattagttgatgttaaaattatttttttaaaataaaagaattattttaatatattttcaaaataaaatattaaaaaaaaaaacaacctccCTTATATAATCTTGGATGTCACATGAACTCAttcaatcaaaaatcaaaatgacatgttcgaacacccacattaaactaaaaaaaaaaaaaatccaaatgacAGCTTGGGAACATGCTGGCTATCAAAAATGACATTGTccgaacacccacgttaaactaaaaaaaaaaaaaaagagtccaaATGACAGCTTGGGAACATGCTGGCTTGCGTTATGTGCGCGAGTTGATCTCAAAATGTTTCTTTCAaggttatattttattataaatgcgTTTAGAATTGAACATCATTGGCTCAAACTCTCCCCAGGTCCCCAAATGAGTTCGACCATGTGTGGTCACTATTCCATGGGAGAAGCTACAACACAGTTGCATCACTATAAATTAATCTTCCTTCCTTGTTAGCAACGACTTCTCAAGCGGAACTCCATGATATTAAATGACAAACATATCCCTGTTTTCCGAGCCACAATTtcaattgatatcaaatataatgtatcaaataagtttaataatgtaatttatttattaaatattattttccctCCTCAACTTGGTACATAAATTAAGATTAAGTAGATAGCACGTAGGGTGGAGTTCATAGCTTTCTTGGTCAACTactcaaaaaacaattaaggatcGCTAATATaacgaagaaaagaaaagaaagagaacaggGGAACAACCAATTAAACAAGCGATCCATGGAGCCATTGTACATTTTAATTAAGAAGACTCAACGACTTCTCCTCTCCACTCAGAAAAGAAAGCAGAACTCCACTCTTATctcaatcatttttttcctatcaaaacaCTTCTCCCCtcactcaaaaaagaaaatggcagaAGCTTTTTGCTGCCGAGATTGCTAAATCCCTTTTAGGGAAGTTAGGCTCTTTTGCTGCTCAAGAATTTTGTTTGGCATGGGGACTTGAAGCTGACATTGCTCGTCTTGAAAAGAGATTTGAAAAGCCATCGCCGCAGTGCTGTCCGATTGCTGAGCAGAAACAATCAAAAGACTGCCAAGATTTTGGATCTGGACTCAACGATCTTAGAGAAGTCTTGTATGATGCAGAGGACGTGCTGGACGAAATGGAGTGCGAAACTTTGCGAAGGCAGGTGGTGAAAACAACAGGGAGCACCAGCAGAAAGGTACGGCGCTTCTTTTCAAGCTCTAATATGATTCCATTCCGTTTAAAAATGGGTCATAAGATAAAGAAGATCATAGAAAGACTAGCTGAGATTTCATCTCTTAAGTCTGAGTTCAATCTCTGCGAGCAGCCTATTGATTGTAGTCATGTCTTGCATGAGGAAACAGAGATGAACCGATCCTTTGAGAGCTTTTCCGGTCTTGTCGGAAGAGATCAAGACAAAGAACGCATCATCAACCTTTTAGCAGAACCTTTTAAGGTTGGTGATGCACATCCCTTCGTCCTTCCGATTGTAGGAATGGGAGGCTTGGGGAAGACATCTCTTGCCAAATCGGTGTGTGATGCTGAAAATGTAAAAAGTCATTTTGATCTGAAGATGGAGGCATGTGTTTCAGAtgatttttccttgaaacaagtggtacaaaaaattattaaatctgcaACTGGGGAAAGATGTGCGGATTTGGATGGGGGTgaacttaataaaaaacttgaagaaatttTGAATGGTAAGAAATACTTGCTTCTTTTGGATGATGTTTGGAATGAAGATGCTGAAAAATGGTTGTTGTTGAAGCCTTTGTTATCAAAAGGTGCTGATGGAAGTAAGATTATAGTAACTACCCGTAGTCAACGTGTTGCTGAGATTATGGGTACTGTTACTGCGCACAACCTAAGTCTTCTTGGTCAGGAGGACTGTCTGTCGTTGTTTTACAAGTGTGCATTCAAGGAAGGGCAAATGGAGTTGCATCCAAATTTGGTTGGAATTGGGAAAGAAATAGTGGCGAAATGCAAGCAAGTTCCTCTGGCAGTGATTAACTTGGGGACTCAACTGTATGGTAAGACTGATGAAAAAGAGTGGCAATCGGTGAGAGACAGTGAAAAGTGGGAAGAAGAGGGAGATGGTATTTTACCTGCCTTGAAAATAAGCTATCAAAGACTGCCGACTCACTTGAAAAGATGCTTTCTTTATTGTTCCGTTTTTCCAAAAGATTACCTATTCTTGGATCTCTTATTGGTGCAATTTTGGATGGCACATGGACTCATTCTTCAACCATCAAATCCAAATGAGAACTTGGAAGATGTTGGCTTGCGTTATCTGCGCGAGTTGATCTCAAGATGTTTCTTCCAAGATTATGAGGATTTGATTGTTGGAGCTGGCTTTAAGATGCATGATTTGATGCATGATCTTGTTTCATCATTGGctcaaaatgagttttcaatCATAAGCTCTCAAAACCACCAAATTTCCAAAACGACCCGTCATTTGTCAGTCCTTAactctgattcatttttttataaaactctcCCCAAGTCCCCAAACAACTTCCATCAAGTGCGGTCAATAGTCTTTGCTGATAGTATAGTGGGGCCTACATGCAAAACAGACTTTGAGAAATATTTGTTAGAATTTAAGCATTTGCGGTCTTTGGAATTAATGGATGATTCTGAATTTGAGGCTTTTCCGGAGAGGATTGGGGCCTTGAAACATTTGAGATATCTCGATTTTGGGaacaatgtaaaaataaaaagactcccAAAATCTCTTTTCAAATTATACAACTTGCAAGCTATGGTTACAGGTGAAGGATTAGAAGAGTTGCCCAAAGATGTGAGGTACATGATCAGCCTTAGATTTTTATTTCTAGTTACTAAGCAGAAGCGGTTGCCAGAAGGAGGGATTGGGTGCTTGAAATTTCTTcaaactttattaatttttgggtgtgaaaatctagaaaatttgtGCGAAGATATGCAAGGTCTTAGAAGTCTTCGAAAATTGGTTATTCATCATTGTGATAGCTTGATTTCTCTGCCAAGAAGCATAAAATGCCTAACTACTCTGgaagaattatttattatcGACTGTGAAGAGCTTGATTTGATgacaatagaaaaaaagaatgaggaaaaaATTCAACCTCTTTCCCGTTCCCTTCGTATTGTAATGTTTGACAACTTACCATCAACTATTGCTTTACCAGAACAGTTTCTTCAAGGATCTGCAGAATCCTTACAAACATTTATCATCAAAAAGTGTTCAAGCATTGGAGAAATGCCAGAGTGCATCAGCAATTTAAAGAAACTTCAAAATCTTGAGATTAGTGATTGTCCAAGGTTGAGCAAAAGGTGCCGAAGGGAAACAGGAGAAGATTGGCCCACGATCAAACATATCCctaaaattgaggttgacaatGATGACAGTGGTGAAAAAACATCTGATTAGGTATGGGTTATGagtatttaaatatatcatatttagttttatatttttatccattcttcaattcctttttttccttttaaatttttatcaatgtttatTTGACAAAACCTCTTGTGTTTTGGAGGGGCAGGTTCAAGCGAAACTCCATCAGATTTAACCAGAGCAAAAGAACAAGACAAGGCATGTCGTGTCATGATAAAATGTAAAGTTAACTAATTCatccaacaatttaaatttctttgagcttaatacattattattaaattctatttttgtcTAATTTCTTCAGGTTTACTACTGTGAGGGTCCTGTCGGCTTAGATCTTCCTCAACAGTTTGTCACTTACGAAGATCAGCTTAAGGCTCGGAGTGTCTGCTATGTGTAATTTCCTTGGCTAGCTGTGTGTGATGATTTgtcatcaataaatttataaacattTGGTTTTTCTGAATTATTGGCTTGtctcttaattttattcaacttatcttatttaaaatattgttaattttatgaagttaattttattattattactattttttaatttatgtgttaatttgtgatttagtgaataaattaaagttttgattttgactgaatttaattaattaaattcgcAAAGAGGGTATTGAAATCATGTAGAAAATGAAGGATTTTATGTGAAAGCCaggcagtttttttttatttgcttgtgCACGTTTGTTTATTTTCGATTTTGAAGAATTTTATGTATGTTTCGTAGGCTAAATTTTTTGGATTAGGTATAATGTAGATATGATGGATCTATCTTGCTTCTTTATGCTGAACCTATGATATTTCAGTGATTTGATTCTTCCAATAAAGTCGACGATTGCATTAGGAGAATCTCTATGGTGTTCTCTGATGAATGTGAAACATCCCCTTCCCATACCTTCTTTATAATGTTAgaaaattttctagtttttagaAACTTCATGGATGCTTGTGATAGATGACTTGATATATTTCTGTTTCTTATATTTCTATGTacctattattaaaatatttctcaaattGATCTCCCATTATTGAAGTTAACCTAACTCTAATTACGTCTTCATTCTAATTCCGACAATTAACGGAACTTATCCTTGCAAACCAAGAGAGAAGGGAGGACTCATGTTTGATGGATTCCTAATGCCAAAGTAAACTTAAAACTCAACATTTTGTCATAAAAACAAGGGTTTTAGATCTCTGTTATATTTGTCTACTCTACCTGAGGCAAGCAACACTCTTGCAAACTTTGACGTCGCcgcctgaaaaaaaataaaataccaccGCTTACTACTAACAACAACCATTGACGTCGCCGCCTTCACTCTCTAGACCACCACAACCACCTCCTACTCTTTCGTTGATAAATTCACCTCTTTACATCCACTTTCAATGGggtttttttatgcctttatggggtttttttttttttgcttttttctttgtggttttttctttcaatgaatttttttctgtttaatttagtttgttaatgttaagtttttttttagttatcagactttcatgacacgaatctctggtttgacaggttaacctagtttgacaagttaactcaaaattattttttttttgctttttttatttttaattaattttttttcatttagtttagtctgttaatgttataatttatttctatttaattatcagattttcatgacacgtatctcgaacttgatgggttaacctagttttgactggttaacccagttaattctggaaaaacccgtcaatttttttttcctatttagttatcaaactttcatgacgcgaatcttaggttttgacgggttaacctggtttgaagggttaacctagttgattcaatttttttttctttttcttcattagttttttttcttgttgtgtggtttttttttctttatttttttatttaattatcacacttttatggcACGACCTTACAACCATACCTACATCCAAGCCTATTGGATCTAGTATTGTAGccagacccacttaaacttgggtcacgCAAgcttaatgttattattaatattataaatattactcttgggtcaggcgttgcagccaaacccaaaacTCTTAGatataaaatttgtaaaaagatctaacacttttaaatcttagcttctttttttatagtttttaatgcaaaaaaaaaaaaaaaattaacccgcggcatcgcgcgggtcataTAAACTTGTAATATACTAAAGTTGTGAATAGATCCAtggattttttataaagtttaataatattttttttctaaaaactatttttttaactatataataaaaaaataaatattaataaagttaagttcaattaaaaaaaaagtactccACCAAACTCGTAGACTAAGTCAACAGGTTgtatattttaatctatttattttttctttataagatCTAAATGCAAAtttcatgattgtttttcattaatagCAGGACCTtctattctatattttttttttttatcatatttttaaatctaatttttaacctaaataaaattaattagcatcattactatcataattaaaaactcTTGAGAAAGTAACATAAGATAGGATAGGTCATGATTATCTTTGATCTCTGATGCATCTCAGATTCTAAGAGAGACATCACTTGCTTTTTCTACCAGGATTGTTTATGCTATTGTGCTTACTGCTTAGGAAGTTATAAGTAAAGAATAGATTCTTtagaagatttttttcaaagtaaaagaTTTGATGACCATCGTACATTCGTTCCTTCAATCACCATAAAGTaaggataaaatttttatttattttttttctcccttgcAATACtcgtaagaaaaatattttaggacTAATTTGGGCCATGACTGGCTTAAAAAATCCATGAATCCAATATCTCAGCAAAACTTTGATAAACTCTCACAGTTActctttttatatggttttgttgtgtataatgttttttaagagtataataattattattttttaaaaaatatatattaaaaataatttttttatttttaaaaaattattatgacaTCATTACagtaaaatgataagaaaagactaaaaaaattaatttcaaggaaagaaaaaaataaaaaaatttcaaattttttaaaaaatatttttaaaatacaaaaagaaaccatactctaaataatcaaataagttAAGAacgaaacttgatttgttaacAATATTTTCCCTCTTCAACAGCTTGAGATTTGGGTATATAagtaaagaataaataataacatcaaGGGTTGAATTATGATTCAaccctaatttaatttaagtttaaaataataaaataaaatcaaaacaaatttaatttatatcagTACCGGCTAAGCTCCTTTAATGAAAGCATATAAATTCCACCAAAaagaacttttaaaattaaaaatacatttcaaaTGGTCAAAGATAAGGGTCCGTgccaaaaacaataaatcaaaCACATAGTAGAAAATATATGcttagaaattaaatattaacctaaaaataaacatttattaatatgattatatgtagaaagtaaacaaaaatcaataatacaaTTCATTTCTcgatcaatccaatattaaatgataaaattaagaagaaataaattaaaagacaaaagaaaaaaatatcatatcggTGGGTAAACTTGTCAAACCTATGAATCGAGTAAGCCGGGCTAGTACGTCAAACATGTGAATTGAGTTATAAACTCCACtaggattataaaaaaaattgtaatctattttttatttaactatacaaataacaaaaatagatgattataaatcaaatacaatcccaataatgagatattttttagattacgataacctcataaaaaggcAAAACGAAACcaattatgaaactaaattcCCAATTAATTTGGTATCtaaggagggaaaaaaaaactaatttaaaaaaagttaaacttgcTAGACCACGAACCAAGTCAGTCAACAAAACCTGTGAATAGACCTGTTGTAACCTAATTTTAGATTcaccaagattttcttgaatgttattttatttctattattatttataaaaatccaaaaaaaattaagaaaaagtttaaaattcaaaaatatatttttttcgagtcaaccgcatctttccatcaaaaccgagttcaccgggtcaatacgggtcaaaccatgtcgaccagggtaaaaaatgagtttcggactgtttcgggtcaaaaccgtcatttgcgaccaaaaccgagttcacctggtcaatacgggtcaaaccatgtcgaccaaggtaaaaaatgagtttcgaactgtttcgggtcaaaaccgtcattttcgaccaaaaccgagttcaccgggtcaaaCCACGTCGACcaaggtaaaaaatgagt
This DNA window, taken from Populus alba chromosome 17, ASM523922v2, whole genome shotgun sequence, encodes the following:
- the LOC118037179 gene encoding putative disease resistance protein RGA1; the encoded protein is MECETLRRQVVKTTGSTSRKVRRFFSSSNMIPFRLKMGHKIKKIIERLAEISSLKSEFNLCEQPIDCSHVLHEETEMNRSFESFSGLVGRDQDKERIINLLAEPFKVGDAHPFVLPIVGMGGLGKTSLAKSVCDAENVKSHFDLKMEACVSDDFSLKQVVQKIIKSATGERCADLDGGELNKKLEEILNGKKYLLLLDDVWNEDAEKWLLLKPLLSKGADGSKIIVTTRSQRVAEIMGTVTAHNLSLLGQEDCLSLFYKCAFKEGQMELHPNLVGIGKEIVAKCKQVPLAVINLGTQLYGKTDEKEWQSVRDSEKWEEEGDGILPALKISYQRLPTHLKRCFLYCSVFPKDYLFLDLLLVQFWMAHGLILQPSNPNENLEDVGLRYLRELISRCFFQDYEDLIVGAGFKMHDLMHDLVSSLAQNEFSIISSQNHQISKTTRHLSVLNSDSFFYKTLPKSPNNFHQVRSIVFADSIVGPTCKTDFEKYLLEFKHLRSLELMDDSEFEAFPERIGALKHLRYLDFGNNVKIKRLPKSLFKLYNLQAMVTGEGLEELPKDVRYMISLRFLFLVTKQKRLPEGGIGCLKFLQTLLIFGCENLENLCEDMQGLRSLRKLVIHHCDSLISLPRSIKCLTTLEELFIIDCEELDLMTIEKKNEEKIQPLSRSLRIVMFDNLPSTIALPEQFLQGSAESLQTFIIKKCSSIGEMPECISNLKKLQNLEISDCPRLSKRCRRETGEDWPTIKHIPKIEVDNDDSGEKTSD